The following proteins come from a genomic window of Natrinema saccharevitans:
- a CDS encoding putative manganese transporter yields MNEVLTVLLESLRDGYVQVSAFVAVTVLAFGLIQYWTDGAVIGAIEDNERLQVAFGGLLGLTPGCGGAIVVMPLYVRGTVSFGTVVATLGATAGDSAFVILALAPEAALYSYAIAFAASVATGYLVDSYGLGVARIDAAVARLSPAATPDGGTVVNGGVGPNPAHDYGCPAPTHAHESGPDRESRVLTPLSHLAHVLWWIAAAAGLVLGSLYLFRGGPEIPLTTGLGFDGLFTIVGITGAVLSLYLYLVGRHYVGEGEIARARDSFLSVYDTLTHAAMETSFVTVWVLVAFLVYEYVVLFSGVNVATLAATAGVLAPIGGAAVGLIPGCGPQILLASVYAEGGLPFSALTANAIAQDGDALFPLLAVDAKAAIVATIYNFLPAVVVGVALHLLWGPVFGMAEFGFGVL; encoded by the coding sequence GGCCGTCATCGGCGCCATCGAGGACAACGAGCGACTCCAAGTCGCCTTCGGCGGTTTGCTCGGCCTGACGCCGGGCTGTGGCGGCGCGATCGTCGTGATGCCGCTGTACGTCCGCGGGACGGTCAGCTTCGGGACCGTCGTGGCGACGCTGGGCGCGACCGCGGGCGACTCGGCGTTCGTCATCCTCGCGCTCGCACCCGAAGCAGCGCTGTACTCCTATGCCATCGCGTTCGCCGCCTCGGTCGCGACCGGCTACCTCGTCGATTCGTACGGCCTCGGCGTCGCGCGGATCGACGCCGCGGTCGCGCGGCTCTCGCCCGCCGCGACGCCGGACGGCGGCACCGTCGTCAACGGCGGCGTCGGGCCGAACCCGGCCCACGACTACGGCTGCCCCGCCCCGACCCACGCCCACGAGAGCGGTCCCGATCGCGAATCGCGGGTTCTCACCCCGCTGTCCCATCTCGCGCACGTCCTGTGGTGGATCGCCGCCGCGGCTGGGCTCGTCCTCGGCTCGCTCTATCTGTTCCGCGGCGGGCCCGAAATCCCGCTCACAACCGGCCTCGGCTTCGACGGCCTCTTTACCATCGTCGGGATCACCGGCGCGGTCCTGTCGCTGTACCTCTACCTGGTCGGCCGCCACTACGTCGGCGAAGGGGAGATCGCCCGGGCTCGAGACTCCTTCCTGTCGGTCTACGACACGCTCACCCACGCGGCGATGGAGACGAGCTTCGTCACCGTCTGGGTGCTTGTCGCCTTCCTCGTCTACGAGTACGTCGTCCTCTTCAGCGGGGTCAACGTCGCGACCCTCGCGGCGACGGCCGGCGTGCTGGCCCCGATCGGCGGCGCGGCGGTCGGGCTGATCCCCGGCTGTGGCCCGCAGATCCTGCTGGCCAGCGTCTACGCCGAGGGCGGGCTCCCCTTCTCCGCGCTGACCGCCAACGCGATCGCACAGGACGGCGACGCCCTGTTCCCGCTGCTGGCTGTCGACGCCAAAGCAGCCATCGTCGCCACGATCTACAACTTCCTGCCGGCGGTCGTCGTCGGCGTCGCGCTCCACCTGCTGTGGGGCCCGGTCTTCGGCATGGCGGAGTTCGGGTTCGGCGTGCTGTGA